A single Tenacibaculum sp. Bg11-29 DNA region contains:
- a CDS encoding YbaB/EbfC family nucleoid-associated protein: MFGDISGMMGKLKEAQQKVEDTKKRLNSVLIDENAANGALKITVTANREVKAITINESLLADKEELEDYLILTLNKALKRAGDINEHELAVAAKDGMPNIPGMDMFK, translated from the coding sequence ATGTTTGGAGATATTTCAGGGATGATGGGCAAATTAAAAGAAGCTCAACAAAAGGTTGAAGACACTAAAAAACGATTAAATTCTGTTTTAATTGATGAAAATGCCGCTAATGGCGCTTTAAAAATTACTGTTACTGCCAATAGAGAGGTAAAAGCAATTACCATTAACGAATCTTTATTAGCAGACAAGGAAGAGTTAGAAGATTACTTAATTTTAACATTAAATAAAGCTTTAAAAAGGGCTGGAGATATTAATGAGCATGAATTGGCTGTTGCTGCAAAAGATGGAATGCCTAATATTCCAGGAATGGATATGTTTAAATAA
- a CDS encoding DUF58 domain-containing protein, with the protein MQFFKSIYIHNRFFTYISVLSALFLMSFWFPIIYNVTWLLVLFFAITMFIDLVILYRYKNGFLAKRIVSEKLSNSDANEISVTLENNYPFQVFINVIDELPAQFQKRDFAYKTALQSAEKSTFVYSVRPVERGAYNFGNVHVFVSSVLQMFSRRYTFSDDKSVKVYPSYVQMKKYEFLAMHNNLTEFGMKKIRRIGQTMEFEQIKNYIPGDDVRNVNWKATAKRGELMVNQYQDEKSQPIYSIIDLGRVMKMPFEELSLLDYAINSTLAFSNIALLKNDKAGMLTFSKNVEKIIAASNKKTNLSVINEELYNITTNFTDANFALLYATIKRKINQRSLLILYTNFEHISALKRQLPYLKAIAKKHLLVTVFFENTELDSLINENSEDLQDVYHKTIAEKYAFEKRLIVKELERNSIHAILTKPQQLSVNVINKYLEFKAKGMI; encoded by the coding sequence ATTCAATTCTTTAAATCAATATATATTCATAATCGCTTTTTTACGTATATAAGCGTGCTGTCGGCATTGTTTTTAATGTCGTTTTGGTTTCCTATTATATATAACGTAACATGGTTGTTGGTTTTGTTTTTTGCAATAACTATGTTTATAGATTTAGTTATTCTATATCGTTATAAAAACGGTTTTTTAGCAAAGCGAATAGTATCAGAAAAATTATCAAATTCTGATGCTAATGAAATATCAGTAACGTTAGAAAATAACTATCCATTTCAAGTTTTTATAAATGTGATAGATGAATTACCAGCACAATTTCAAAAAAGAGATTTTGCCTATAAAACAGCGCTTCAATCAGCAGAAAAATCAACATTTGTGTATAGTGTTCGACCAGTAGAAAGAGGAGCCTATAATTTTGGAAATGTACATGTATTTGTTTCTTCTGTATTACAAATGTTTTCAAGAAGATATACTTTTTCAGATGATAAAAGTGTAAAAGTATATCCGTCGTATGTGCAAATGAAAAAGTACGAATTTTTGGCAATGCATAATAATTTGACAGAATTCGGAATGAAAAAAATCAGACGAATTGGTCAAACAATGGAATTTGAGCAGATAAAAAATTACATTCCGGGTGACGATGTACGAAATGTGAATTGGAAAGCAACAGCCAAAAGAGGGGAGTTGATGGTAAACCAATACCAAGATGAAAAATCGCAACCCATTTATTCTATTATCGATTTAGGGCGTGTTATGAAAATGCCTTTTGAAGAATTAAGTCTGTTAGATTACGCTATAAATTCAACCTTAGCTTTTTCGAACATAGCCTTGTTAAAAAATGATAAAGCAGGAATGCTTACGTTTTCTAAAAATGTAGAAAAAATTATTGCCGCAAGTAATAAAAAAACAAACCTTTCGGTAATTAACGAAGAACTATATAATATAACAACCAATTTTACCGATGCTAATTTTGCACTATTGTATGCAACGATTAAAAGAAAAATTAACCAACGAAGTTTATTAATTTTATATACAAATTTTGAACATATTTCGGCTTTAAAAAGACAGTTGCCTTATTTAAAAGCAATTGCAAAAAAGCACTTATTGGTTACTGTTTTCTTTGAAAACACAGAATTGGATAGTTTGATAAATGAAAATTCAGAAGATTTACAAGATGTTTATCATAAAACAATAGCTGAAAAATATGCATTTGAAAAGCGTTTAATAGTAAAAGAATTAGAACGAAACAGTATTCATGCTATTTTAACGAAGCCACAGCAATTATCGGTTAATGTGATAAATAAATACCTTGAGTTTAAAGCAAAAGGAATGATATAA
- a CDS encoding M23 family metallopeptidase: MIKTGFLLVILFFNLGLGYRLPINALGRNSISSLKLTEIGEFGLLRKERPHVPAHLHTGIDIKRPTNNYQNEPIYPIFEGIVISKRQDGPYAQLIIEHGGDHKFWTVYEHISGIEVDLFDSVSTETKIARFMNRNELNKYGWQFDHFHFEILKVQPIKLKQNNLNPERLFSSYTLVAYTKEDLNKYFYDPLDFLEKHLN, translated from the coding sequence ATGATTAAAACAGGGTTCTTACTAGTTATACTTTTCTTTAATTTAGGGTTAGGATATCGTTTACCTATTAATGCCTTAGGGAGAAACTCTATTAGTTCATTAAAGTTAACAGAGATTGGTGAATTTGGTTTGCTAAGAAAGGAAAGACCTCACGTTCCAGCTCATCTTCATACAGGAATAGATATTAAGAGACCTACAAATAATTATCAAAATGAACCAATATATCCAATATTTGAAGGAATTGTAATTAGTAAACGTCAAGATGGACCATATGCACAATTGATAATTGAACATGGAGGAGATCACAAATTTTGGACAGTTTATGAGCACATTTCAGGAATAGAAGTAGATTTATTTGATTCTGTAAGTACAGAAACTAAAATAGCTAGATTCATGAATAGAAACGAACTTAATAAGTATGGATGGCAATTTGATCATTTTCATTTTGAAATTTTAAAAGTTCAGCCTATTAAATTAAAGCAAAATAATTTAAATCCAGAAAGATTATTTTCGTCGTATACTTTGGTAGCTTACACGAAAGAGGATTTAAACAAGTATTTTTATGATCCGTTAGATTTTTTAGAGAAGCATTTAAATTGA
- a CDS encoding DUF4350 domain-containing protein: protein MDKKLKIYIGLLVFIVLGIIYIELIKPKEINWFPSYDAKHKIPYGTYILHKEMPSLFANKKVRDVYQSPYLFLKDSINKGTYFFVDGKLNFGEEEFNELLKFVARGNDVFIATNGLNLDTLNIKTKQLSTTAFEEKAYQKIVNKKLDANEYHFDRDFPKAYFSSVDTLKTTVLGELLIKNEKDSIVSHKPNFIKTEFGRGSFYLHTFPQAFTNYNMLLDTNYTYVASVLSYLNRNNNNSLGEQNTSSSNSTILWDTYYKTGKSGISSPMHYILSSKHLKWAYYMALIGVLFFVIFKGKRDQRLIPVITPLKNQTLAFTRTIANMYYEKSDHKNIAIHKINYFLEYIRITHRLSTLKIDTIFYEKLASRSGNSLEKVEVLFKKITIIQSKEKITQEELIVLNREIEVFKK, encoded by the coding sequence TTGGATAAAAAGCTAAAAATATATATTGGTTTATTGGTGTTTATTGTACTTGGTATTATATACATCGAATTGATAAAACCAAAAGAAATTAATTGGTTTCCAAGTTATGACGCGAAGCATAAAATACCATACGGAACCTATATTTTGCATAAAGAAATGCCCTCACTTTTTGCTAATAAAAAGGTAAGAGACGTATATCAAAGTCCGTATTTGTTTTTAAAAGATTCAATAAATAAAGGAACTTATTTTTTTGTTGATGGTAAGCTAAATTTTGGAGAAGAAGAGTTTAATGAGTTGTTAAAATTTGTAGCAAGAGGAAATGATGTTTTTATAGCTACTAATGGCTTAAACTTAGATACATTAAACATTAAAACAAAACAGTTAAGTACTACTGCTTTTGAAGAAAAAGCATACCAAAAGATAGTTAATAAAAAATTAGATGCGAATGAGTATCATTTTGATAGAGATTTTCCGAAAGCCTATTTTTCGAGTGTAGATACTTTAAAAACAACTGTTTTAGGAGAGTTGCTTATTAAAAATGAAAAAGATTCCATTGTAAGTCATAAGCCTAATTTTATTAAAACAGAATTCGGAAGAGGGTCTTTTTACTTACATACATTTCCGCAAGCATTTACCAATTACAATATGCTTTTAGATACCAATTATACCTATGTAGCAAGTGTATTATCGTATTTAAATAGGAATAACAATAATAGTTTAGGAGAACAGAATACGAGTTCTAGTAATAGTACAATTCTTTGGGATACGTATTATAAAACAGGGAAAAGCGGAATAAGTTCGCCAATGCATTATATTTTAAGTTCAAAACATCTTAAGTGGGCCTATTATATGGCTTTAATTGGTGTGTTGTTTTTTGTGATTTTTAAAGGGAAAAGAGATCAACGACTTATACCTGTAATTACGCCTTTAAAAAATCAAACATTAGCCTTTACCAGAACCATTGCGAATATGTATTATGAAAAATCAGATCATAAAAATATAGCAATTCATAAAATTAATTACTTTTTAGAATACATAAGAATTACACACCGGTTATCAACTTTAAAAATTGACACCATTTTTTATGAAAAATTAGCGAGTAGAAGTGGAAATTCGTTAGAAAAGGTTGAGGTTTTATTTAAAAAGATAACTATAATACAATCAAAAGAAAAAATTACCCAAGAAGAGTTGATTGTCTTGAATAGGGAGATTGAAGTGTTTAAAAAATAA
- a CDS encoding MoxR family ATPase: MNTDNNQTTETNELFSSRIDLSKLKEAVVNIKEQLAKVIVGQEDFIELLLVSLLADGHVLIEGVPGVAKTVTAKLLAKTIATDFSRIQFTPDLMPSDVLGTSILNMKTSNFEFKKGPIFSNVVLIDEINRAPAKTQAALFEVMEEKQITMDGTQYKMSPPFMVLATQNPIEQEGTYALPEAQLDRFLFKINVGYPSLEDEIKIIAAHNDRKGALPQSKIEAVLTEADLLEYRSKVFEVLVEEKIIKYIAQLISNTRNNAHLYLGGSPRASIAVLMASKAFAAINGRDFVIPEDVKKSIYPVLRHRIMLTPEREMEGMTTDKVIEMIVQSVEVPR, encoded by the coding sequence ATGAATACAGATAATAATCAAACAACAGAAACGAATGAATTGTTTTCTAGTAGAATAGATTTATCAAAACTAAAAGAAGCTGTTGTTAATATAAAAGAGCAGTTGGCTAAAGTAATTGTTGGTCAAGAAGATTTTATAGAGTTGTTATTAGTTTCGTTATTAGCAGACGGACATGTGTTAATTGAAGGAGTACCAGGAGTTGCAAAAACAGTTACAGCAAAATTGTTAGCAAAAACTATTGCAACCGATTTTAGTAGAATTCAGTTTACGCCCGACTTAATGCCTTCGGATGTATTAGGAACGTCTATTTTAAACATGAAAACGTCTAATTTCGAGTTTAAAAAAGGGCCGATTTTTTCAAACGTTGTATTAATTGATGAGATAAACAGAGCACCTGCAAAAACCCAAGCAGCATTGTTTGAGGTAATGGAAGAAAAGCAAATTACCATGGATGGAACTCAATATAAAATGAGTCCGCCATTTATGGTTTTAGCAACACAGAATCCTATAGAACAAGAAGGAACTTATGCATTACCAGAAGCACAATTAGACCGTTTTTTGTTTAAGATAAATGTAGGATACCCTAGTTTAGAAGATGAAATTAAAATAATTGCAGCGCATAACGATCGAAAAGGAGCATTACCACAATCAAAAATTGAAGCTGTATTAACAGAGGCAGATTTATTAGAATACAGAAGTAAAGTATTTGAAGTGTTGGTAGAAGAAAAAATTATTAAATACATTGCGCAATTAATTTCAAATACGCGTAACAATGCACATTTATATTTAGGAGGGTCACCAAGAGCAAGTATTGCAGTATTAATGGCGTCAAAAGCATTTGCAGCGATTAACGGGCGTGATTTTGTGATTCCTGAAGATGTAAAAAAGAGTATTTATCCGGTATTGCGTCATAGAATTATGTTAACTCCAGAAAGAGAAATGGAAGGAATGACGACAGACAAGGTTATTGAGATGATTGTTCAATCTGTAGAAGTTCCGAGATAG
- a CDS encoding CCC motif membrane protein: MEKQFNPTVIYVLSIISFLCCCFAGLGIILAAPAFIMANNKMKDAQANPNDYDSATLKAIKTARTVAMIALIINSVYLLLTGYRLATTDWSVFMDQYQEALEKYQ, from the coding sequence ATGGAAAAACAATTTAACCCAACAGTAATTTACGTTCTATCAATAATCAGTTTTTTATGCTGTTGTTTTGCTGGTTTAGGTATTATACTAGCTGCACCTGCTTTTATTATGGCTAATAACAAAATGAAAGATGCCCAAGCAAATCCAAACGATTATGATTCTGCGACACTTAAAGCGATAAAGACAGCTAGAACAGTTGCTATGATTGCTTTAATTATAAACTCAGTTTACTTACTTTTAACAGGTTATAGATTAGCCACTACAGATTGGAGTGTTTTTATGGATCAATACCAAGAAGCTTTAGAAAAATACCAATAA
- a CDS encoding DUF2752 domain-containing protein, translating into MYLQMDDYMLPCLNKKFFGVDCLGCGTQRALSLLIHGEFIAAFKMYPAIYTLLFLAVIIVLNLFYKIKYAQKIISILAVINVLIIVVSYLIKMNQLI; encoded by the coding sequence ATGTACTTACAAATGGATGATTATATGTTGCCTTGTTTAAATAAAAAATTCTTTGGAGTTGATTGTTTAGGCTGTGGTACACAACGTGCTTTAAGCTTATTAATTCATGGTGAGTTTATTGCTGCTTTTAAAATGTATCCTGCTATATATACTTTACTTTTTTTAGCGGTAATTATTGTACTTAATTTATTTTATAAAATTAAATACGCTCAAAAAATTATAAGTATTTTAGCTGTTATTAATGTACTTATCATTGTAGTAAGTTACCTAATAAAAATGAATCAATTAATATAA